Genomic segment of Flavobacteriales bacterium:
AAAAAACAATAACTTCGGCCAAAAATTAAAAATATGAAGTCAGACATAAGCTCGGTGGAGCAGTATATAGAATCTTTTCCTTCTGAAGTTCAAACCATGTTGAGAGCCATCCGGGAAATAATTATCCAAAAAGCACCTGAAGCGGCTGAAAGCATTTCGTATGGCATGCCGGCCTATAAAACCTTTGGCAAACCTTTGGTTTATTTTGCGGGATATGCCAAGCACATCGGCTTTTATGCCACACCAACGGGTCATACCCAATTTGCAGAAGAATTGGCAAAATATAAACAGGGTAAAGGGTCGGTGCAGTTTCCAATAAATGAGCCATTGCCAACAAATTTGATTGCTCGAATCGTTGAGTTTCGGGTGGCCGAAAACGCTCTAAAAGCCGCCAAAAAATAGAATTTTATTCAACAGCCTTCCTGCATTT
This window contains:
- a CDS encoding DUF1801 domain-containing protein, whose amino-acid sequence is MKSDISSVEQYIESFPSEVQTMLRAIREIIIQKAPEAAESISYGMPAYKTFGKPLVYFAGYAKHIGFYATPTGHTQFAEELAKYKQGKGSVQFPINEPLPTNLIARIVEFRVAENALKAAKK